One window of Myxocyprinus asiaticus isolate MX2 ecotype Aquarium Trade chromosome 4, UBuf_Myxa_2, whole genome shotgun sequence genomic DNA carries:
- the las1l gene encoding ribosomal biogenesis protein LAS1L isoform X1 encodes MKKKTVGKTRHVLAWMNKAEYEHVLEHLYSRDPALQKHALHRISAWKGRFGYNIPVAVESTADLVRCQVLDSTGQLEANDLVLLYGMALVRFVNLITERQQKKIAKPLRHLARNLNIPEWVVNLRHDLTHHRLPTLKWCRKGCGFVLDWLQKEYWSRQLGGQLTEDWESSSEEEGEEEGAKRQEGYLLFKQREIEGHKKIRELLISYEQEQFQTYEELAKQGRQCGVWPDASADLSWILTQIKHFATEARDILIDVLVHDGFLIPTAEQLQSLNIDPSEDSLDVFTPCLPRVFLQLWLPLLKVLNSSVFIILILDKLFNELSNEPTNHRTYYIASWISEILRCNSKSESKAHRRQKIMKERIFINRLQFPWRDLISSCVNAPCPATPFLLRQILSDMDKPLPTDTQQNLLQLCSIYTQCYHGDSSPEPSDPAQPVYTLQSLQERLVGDTSQNRDTPASNRTPASLQAPPMEELQEKLSPETLQERNSALRGSAWSVCTADFLVTSDKVPWKQYPLGKVPGQSEDPSCLMVESHSTFTVFDQQVELDQLPQHHGNRNVPLQSRGPTGSEGPLWTHSDLSKLKAGLTLF; translated from the exons ATGAAGAAGAAAACGGTGGGAAAGACGCGTCACGTCTTGGCCTGGATGAACAAAGCAGAGTATGAGCATGTGCTGGAGCATCTGTACTCCAGAGACCCCGCGCTGCAGAAACACGCACTGCACAGGATCTCTGCGTGGAAGGGCAG GTTCGGATACAACATTCCAGTGGCCGTGGAGAGCACAGCAGACCTGGTTCGGTGTCAGGTGCTGGACAGCACGGGCCAGCTGGAGGCCAATGACCTGGTGCTGCTCTATGGCATGGCACTGGTCCG GTTTGTCAACCTCATCACAGAACGGCAGCAGAAAAAAATCGCTAAACCTTTACGTCATTTAGCCAGAAAT TTAAATATCCCAGAATGGGTGGTTAACCTCAGGCACGATCTGACGCACCATAGACTCCCAACTCTGAAGTGGTGCAGAAAAG GTTGTGGATTTGTCCTGGATTGGTTGCAAAAGGAGTACTGGTCTCGCCAGCTGGGCGGTCAGCTGACTGAAGACTGGGAGTCTTCATCAGAAGAGGAGGGTGAAGAGGAGGGGGCTAAAAGACAAGAGGGATATCTGCTCTTtaaacagagagagatagagggacACA AGAAAATCAGAGAACTCCTCATCTCTTATGAACAAGAACAGTTTCAG ACGTATGAAGAGCTGGCAAAGCAGGGAAGACAGTGTGGAGTGTGGCCTGATGCCAGCGCTGATCTGAGCTGGATCCTGACACAAATCAAACATTTCGCCACAGAGGCCAG AGACATACTCATTGATGTATTAGTGCATGATGGATTTCTTATTCCCACTGCAGAACAACTGCAGTCTCTGAATATTGACCcctcag AGGACTCTTTGGATGTTTTCACCCCATGTCTTCCTCGAGTGTTCTTGCAGTTGTGGTTGCCTCTGTTGAAGGTCCTGAATTCATCTGTCTTTATTATTCTGATCCTGGACAAACTCTTCAATGAGCTCTCGAACGAGCCGACCAATCACAGAACTTACTACATTGCTTCCTGGATCTCAGAAATTTTACGCTGCAATAGCAAAA GTGAATCGAAAGCTCACAGACGGCAGAAGATAATGAAAGAAAGAATCTTCATAAACAGATTACAGTTTCCATGGCGGGATCTCATCTCTTCATGTGTGAATGCACCATGTCCAGCCACACCATTCCTGCTACGACA GATTTTGAGTGATATGGATAAGCCCCTCCCAACCGACACACAGCAAAACCTGCTTCAGCTCTGCAGCATCTACACGCAGTGTTACCATGGAGACTCTTCCCCTGAACCCTCAGACCCTGCTCAGCCTGTCTACACCTTACAGAGCCTTCAGGAGAGGCTCGTTGGTGACACGTCACAGAACAGGGACACCCCCGCTTCTAACCGCACCCCTGCATCTCTGCAGGCTCCGCCCATGGAGGAGCTCCAGGAAAAGCTAAGCCCAGAAACTCTACAGGAGAGAAACTCTGCGTTAAGAGGATCAGCTTGGAGCGTGTGCACAG cTGATTTTCTTGTCACATCAGATAAGGTCCCCTGGAAACAGTATCCACTAGGGAAGGTTCCTGGACAATCTGAGGACCCCTCCTGTTTGATGGTGGAGTCACATTCGACATTTACTGTGTTCGACCAGCAGGTGGAGCTTGATCAACTCCCCCAGCACCATGGCAACAGGAA TGTTCCACTTCAGAGTAGAGGGCCCACTGGATCAGAAGGACCTCTTTGGACTCACAGTGATCTAAGCAAACTCAAAGCTGGACTCACACTGTTTTAA
- the las1l gene encoding ribosomal biogenesis protein LAS1L isoform X2 — translation MKKKTVGKTRHVLAWMNKAEYEHVLEHLYSRDPALQKHALHRISAWKGRFGYNIPVAVESTADLVRCQVLDSTGQLEANDLVLLYGMALVRFVNLITERQQKKIAKPLRHLARNLNIPEWVVNLRHDLTHHRLPTLKWCRKGCGFVLDWLQKEYWSRQLGGQLTEDWESSSEEEGEEEGAKRQEGYLLFKQREIEGHKKIRELLISYEQEQFQTYEELAKQGRQCGVWPDASADLSWILTQIKHFATEARDILIDVLVHDGFLIPTAEQLQSLNIDPSEDSLDVFTPCLPRVFLQLWLPLLKVLNSSVFIILILDKLFNELSNEPTNHRTYYIASWISEILRCNSKSESKAHRRQKIMKERIFINRLQFPWRDLISSCVNAPCPATPFLLRQILSDMDKPLPTDTQQNLLQLCSIYTQCYHGDSSPEPSDPAQPVYTLQSLQERLVGDTSQNRDTPASNRTPASLQAPPMEELQEKLSPETLQERNSALRGSAWSVCTDKVPWKQYPLGKVPGQSEDPSCLMVESHSTFTVFDQQVELDQLPQHHGNRNVPLQSRGPTGSEGPLWTHSDLSKLKAGLTLF, via the exons ATGAAGAAGAAAACGGTGGGAAAGACGCGTCACGTCTTGGCCTGGATGAACAAAGCAGAGTATGAGCATGTGCTGGAGCATCTGTACTCCAGAGACCCCGCGCTGCAGAAACACGCACTGCACAGGATCTCTGCGTGGAAGGGCAG GTTCGGATACAACATTCCAGTGGCCGTGGAGAGCACAGCAGACCTGGTTCGGTGTCAGGTGCTGGACAGCACGGGCCAGCTGGAGGCCAATGACCTGGTGCTGCTCTATGGCATGGCACTGGTCCG GTTTGTCAACCTCATCACAGAACGGCAGCAGAAAAAAATCGCTAAACCTTTACGTCATTTAGCCAGAAAT TTAAATATCCCAGAATGGGTGGTTAACCTCAGGCACGATCTGACGCACCATAGACTCCCAACTCTGAAGTGGTGCAGAAAAG GTTGTGGATTTGTCCTGGATTGGTTGCAAAAGGAGTACTGGTCTCGCCAGCTGGGCGGTCAGCTGACTGAAGACTGGGAGTCTTCATCAGAAGAGGAGGGTGAAGAGGAGGGGGCTAAAAGACAAGAGGGATATCTGCTCTTtaaacagagagagatagagggacACA AGAAAATCAGAGAACTCCTCATCTCTTATGAACAAGAACAGTTTCAG ACGTATGAAGAGCTGGCAAAGCAGGGAAGACAGTGTGGAGTGTGGCCTGATGCCAGCGCTGATCTGAGCTGGATCCTGACACAAATCAAACATTTCGCCACAGAGGCCAG AGACATACTCATTGATGTATTAGTGCATGATGGATTTCTTATTCCCACTGCAGAACAACTGCAGTCTCTGAATATTGACCcctcag AGGACTCTTTGGATGTTTTCACCCCATGTCTTCCTCGAGTGTTCTTGCAGTTGTGGTTGCCTCTGTTGAAGGTCCTGAATTCATCTGTCTTTATTATTCTGATCCTGGACAAACTCTTCAATGAGCTCTCGAACGAGCCGACCAATCACAGAACTTACTACATTGCTTCCTGGATCTCAGAAATTTTACGCTGCAATAGCAAAA GTGAATCGAAAGCTCACAGACGGCAGAAGATAATGAAAGAAAGAATCTTCATAAACAGATTACAGTTTCCATGGCGGGATCTCATCTCTTCATGTGTGAATGCACCATGTCCAGCCACACCATTCCTGCTACGACA GATTTTGAGTGATATGGATAAGCCCCTCCCAACCGACACACAGCAAAACCTGCTTCAGCTCTGCAGCATCTACACGCAGTGTTACCATGGAGACTCTTCCCCTGAACCCTCAGACCCTGCTCAGCCTGTCTACACCTTACAGAGCCTTCAGGAGAGGCTCGTTGGTGACACGTCACAGAACAGGGACACCCCCGCTTCTAACCGCACCCCTGCATCTCTGCAGGCTCCGCCCATGGAGGAGCTCCAGGAAAAGCTAAGCCCAGAAACTCTACAGGAGAGAAACTCTGCGTTAAGAGGATCAGCTTGGAGCGTGTGCACAG ATAAGGTCCCCTGGAAACAGTATCCACTAGGGAAGGTTCCTGGACAATCTGAGGACCCCTCCTGTTTGATGGTGGAGTCACATTCGACATTTACTGTGTTCGACCAGCAGGTGGAGCTTGATCAACTCCCCCAGCACCATGGCAACAGGAA TGTTCCACTTCAGAGTAGAGGGCCCACTGGATCAGAAGGACCTCTTTGGACTCACAGTGATCTAAGCAAACTCAAAGCTGGACTCACACTGTTTTAA